The genomic DNA TTCATTTAATGCTTCAAAAAATAAAAATATTTTGCAAAATTTTGGCAATATTATATTTTCAATAATTGAAAATAATAATTTAATAGATAAAAATAAATATTGAAAAAATATTTGAAACAAAATAAAAAATATTTGAAAAAAATGAGAATATGAAGCCAATAAAAAAGGTTTAAATTTAGATTTGAATAAATTTATTGATTTTATTAAATCAGTGTATTTAAACAAAATAATACAAACAGTAAATATTTCATATGAAAATTCAAAATTTAATGAAAATGATATTTTAATTTATATAAACAATTTTGTTATAAATAAAAATGAGTTTTATGAAGTGTTTTTTGAAAATCCTATTGCTTTTTTTAAATTAAATCAAATAGAAAAAGAATCATATATTAAAGAAGTATCAAATGTTTTTAAATATACAAATTCTGATTTTTTAGAATATATTTTAAATTTTATAAAAAATCAAATTATTAAATTTGTAAATGATAATAATATAAAAATAAATTTTGAAATTAACCAATTAATACCTAATTGATATGGGCGCATTATGCGAAGACAATATTTTAAAATATAGCAAGGTTTAAAAATGACAATAATAAATAAAATCAAAAAAATAAAGCCTGTAATACGGTTAATTGGTTCAAAATACAGACTTTTTAATCAATTATATATACATTTTAATTTAAGTAATATAACTAAATTTTATGATGTTTTTGGAGGAACAGGTATAGTTGGAATAAATATAAAAAATATAAATCCAAATATTGATGTTTATATTAATGATTATGATAATATACTTCCATTAACAAAAAAATTTGTAGAAGATAACAACAAAAGATTTAATGGATTTGGAGGTTATTCACAAGCGGCTATACAACAATATAATAAAAAAGTATTAAACGGATTATGAACTAAATTAAAAATTTATAATAATGTTTTAAAAAATATTAATATTAGTCATTTAGACTATAAAGAATTATTAAACTCTCATTCATTTAATAATAATGATTTAATTTATTTAGATCCACCTTATTTTTCTAATTTTAAAGCCTATAAACATAAAATAAATCTAGATGATTTTTTTAAATTTATTCTATTTTTTAATTCAAAAAATAATTGCAAAATAGCCATTAGTTTTAAATACAATGAAAAAATATTAAATTTATTTAAAAACTGAAATATTTATTATTTAAATCATACAAATACCAATATTTCAACTATTAAAAAAGATAAAAATGCAAACGAAATTTTAATAACAAACTTTAAGGAGTAGATTATGAAAAAATTAAACTTTCAAACAAATTTTAATTCAAATGGATTATTTTTATCACCCTTTTATGAAATATCTATTAAAAGTGAAAATGTTAGATATGATGGAGTTTCTGATTTTTTATATAATGTAATTAATAATAATGAAAAAATATATAAAAAAAGAAAAGAATATTGAATTAATTTTGAAAAAGAAATAAGAAAAATTTGACTATCTTATGATAAAG from Mycoplasmopsis maculosa includes the following:
- a CDS encoding DNA adenine methylase — its product is MTIINKIKKIKPVIRLIGSKYRLFNQLYIHFNLSNITKFYDVFGGTGIVGINIKNINPNIDVYINDYDNILPLTKKFVEDNNKRFNGFGGYSQAAIQQYNKKVLNGLWTKLKIYNNVLKNINISHLDYKELLNSHSFNNNDLIYLDPPYFSNFKAYKHKINLDDFFKFILFFNSKNNCKIAISFKYNEKILNLFKNWNIYYLNHTNTNISTIKKDKNANEILITNFKE